In Streptomyces sp. NBC_00448, the following are encoded in one genomic region:
- a CDS encoding PhzF family phenazine biosynthesis protein, whose product MDVLKYVAFATDASGGNPAGVVLDATGADEAAMLAVAAEVGYSETAFAVPRPDGGLDVRYFSPLAEVSFCGHATIATAVAHAREHGPGARDFHTRAGLVRVGTSVGADGVITAELVSVPPRSVPLAPDDLAELLAALRWSAAELDPALPPRIAYAGAWHPVIAASTRQRLAALDYDMAALGDLMRRRDWTTVDLVWRESATVFHARNPFPPGGVVEDPATGAAAGAFGGYLRELGLVALPAELTVHQGDDMGRPSVLTVGVPMDPAEGISVRGAAVPIPD is encoded by the coding sequence ATGGACGTGCTGAAGTACGTGGCTTTCGCCACCGACGCCTCCGGGGGGAACCCGGCGGGCGTGGTGCTGGACGCGACCGGCGCCGACGAGGCCGCGATGCTGGCCGTCGCCGCCGAAGTCGGCTACTCGGAGACGGCGTTCGCCGTACCGCGCCCCGACGGCGGCCTGGACGTCCGCTACTTCAGCCCGCTGGCCGAGGTGTCGTTCTGCGGGCACGCGACCATCGCCACCGCGGTCGCCCACGCGCGTGAGCACGGCCCCGGCGCACGGGACTTCCACACCCGGGCCGGGCTCGTCCGGGTCGGGACCTCGGTGGGGGCCGACGGCGTGATCACCGCCGAGTTGGTGAGCGTGCCGCCCAGGTCGGTGCCGCTCGCCCCGGACGACCTGGCGGAGTTGCTCGCCGCGCTGCGCTGGTCCGCGGCCGAACTGGACCCGGCACTGCCGCCGCGGATCGCCTACGCCGGCGCCTGGCACCCGGTGATCGCCGCCTCGACCCGGCAGCGGCTGGCCGCGCTCGACTACGACATGGCCGCGCTCGGCGACCTCATGCGCCGCCGCGACTGGACGACGGTCGACCTGGTCTGGCGGGAGTCGGCGACGGTCTTCCACGCCCGCAACCCCTTCCCGCCCGGTGGCGTGGTCGAGGACCCGGCCACGGGTGCGGCGGCCGGCGCGTTCGGCGGCTACCTGCGGGAACTCGGCCTGGTCGCACTGCCGGCCGAGCTCACCGTCCACCAGGGCGACGACATGGGCCGGCCGAGCGTGCTCACGGTCGGCGTCCCCATGGACCCGGCCGAGGGCATCAGCGTGCGCGGCGCGGCCGTACCGATCCCGGACTGA